In Marinobacterium sp. LSUCC0821, the DNA window TCTCGGCAAATTCATGTTGCTCGCCCGACTTCTCGTAGTGACCTTTAAATAGGTAAACATAGACAGAGAGGAAGATCGCAAGCAGGATGCCTGGAACCACCCCCGCCATGAACAGTGCCGGTACAGAGACACCTGTAACAGTTAGAGCGTAGATGATGACAGGAATTGAAGGTGGGATAATCGGCCCGATAACAGATGATGCGGCTGTAATTGCTGCAGCAAAATCACGTGGGTAACCCTTCTTCTCCATCTCTGGAATAAATACACGACCAATCGCTGAGGTATCGGCAACTGCAGAGCCTGAAAGTCCCGCAAAAATAACCGATGCCCAGATGTTTACCATCGCAAGACCAGCACGCATACGGCCAACAAGTACGTTGGCAAAGGCGATGATTCGGCTTGTGATGCCTGATTCATTCATCAACTCGCCTGCGAGAATAAATAGCGGTATAGCCAGAAGTGGGTATGACGCCATGCCACCGAACATCTGCGTAGCGACGATACGAATGTGGTACGGGAATTCACCCACTGCCATGAAGTAAAGGAGTGAAGCGATAATCGCAAACGCGATAGGTAGGCCCAGGAAGATGCCGCCTAAAAGAACTGCATATGTCATTAGAATGCTCCCTCACCAACTTGATGATCAGCTTTAGCAAGACGATTCAAGAATCTTAAAAGGGCAGCTAACGCAAGCATTGCACCACCGAGGACCATGGCAAAGTAGTAGGGGTACATCTGACCCAGCACAGCGAGTTGCTCAATCCCTGTCGCATCACGAAGAGCACGGGCACTAGAGATAATGCTCGATGCATCGACCTTGCCGCGCTTGAGCATAAATAGGTAGCCTGAGTAGCTCAGTAGCGTACCCACAGCGACCATTGAAAGATCAACAAATAGACTGATTGGACGGTGCATACCCTGTGGTAGCAATCCCGCAACCAGATCAAAAGAGACATGGCGGTCTAGAAGATAAGCCCAGGCCATGCCAAACATAATTCCGTATACAGCCAGGTAAACAGGTAGCTCTTCACCCCAAGGGAGAGACTCGCCCATCGTGTAACGTCGGATAGAGTTAATAAAGATGATTAGGAATACCAACGCCATAGAGAGCGCTGATCCCGCAGCAAAAAAGGTCCCGACACAACGGGTGACCGTACGCAACATTGAAAGCATAGGGTTTACCGGCAGTTAGATAGTTAAATGTATAGAGGAGAGACTCCAGCCGGGCGGCTGGAGTCTTGGGTGGTTCGATTACTTAGAAGCAGCTGCTACAGCTGAATCAAGTTTTTCGATCCACTCTTTGCTGCCTAGCTCTTTCGCTAGCCAATCTTTAACTGCTGGCTGAGCAAGTTTCTTGAACTGTGCCATTTCATCAGCAGTTGGAGAGTGAACTTTCATGCCTTCAGCAACAACTTTAGTTACGCCTTCAGCTGTGTTGAACTGCTGAATTGCGCGGCCCATTAGACCAGCAGTACGTGCAGCTTTAGCTATGATGTCCTGCTCTGCAGAAGATAGTGACTGGAAGAACTCATCGTTGATTACGATGAAGTCAGCAGCGTATACGTGGCCATCAAGAACCATGTACTTCTGAAGCTTGTGAAGGTTGTTGTTGTAGATGGTACCTACAGGGTTTTCTTGGCCATCAACTACACCAGTAGTTAGTGCGTTTGGTAGCTCAGACCAAGCGATAGGAGTTGGTTCACCACCTAGGCCGTTAACCATCTCAACATATAGAGGGATTGGCTGAACGCGGAATTTTAGACCTTTCATGTCTGCTGGTGATTTGATTTCACGAACGTTGTTAGTGAAGTTACGGAAACCAGTTTCACCGTACGCAAGAGTACGTAGACCAGTCTCTTCTAGACAGTGTGCAGCAAGGTCCTGACCGAACTGTCCATCAAGTACATCCCACGCGATAGTAGCGTTTGAGAAAGTGTAAGGGATGTTTAGTACGTCAGCTTCTTTACAGATTTTAGCCATTGCACCAGAGATGATAGCCATCTGAGTTGTGCCTTCCTGCGCCTGCTGTACTAGTGAACCTTCGTCACCTAGTGCTTTAGCTGGGAAAAGTTCAACTTTGATATCAGTCTCGCCTTCAACGATGTTTTTGAAGATGACACCTGCAGCACCTTTTTTAGATGTCTGCCAGTCAGCACCGTCAACGTGACCTAGTTTAATAGTTGGTGCTGCGAAAGTTGAAACAGAAGCAGCCGCTACAGCAGTAGCAACAAGAGTTTTTAGCATCGCCTTTTTCATCTGGCTCTCCACTTTATTATCTTTTTGCGCTCGAAGATGGCGCTATTTAGGGTCTAAGGTCGTCTCTCAAATGCCGATTTACCCCAAGTAAAATCGACTTTTAAGATTCGATCTTGGTTTTTTGTACCATTTGGTTAAAACCAAGTGGCCTAAATTTGCCACACCCTTGCAGAGAAGATCAATAGTTTTGTACCATTTGGTTAAAACTTTTTTGAATTACAGTTATTACCTTTTTATAGGGTTTTGGTTAAAAGAGCGTTTATGACTCAAAGCGAAATATCCAAAAGCAGTTCTAAGAAACGTAATCCAGAAGCGGTGAAAGCGGACATCCTTCGCGTCGCAACCGAAGAGTTTGCTA includes these proteins:
- a CDS encoding TRAP transporter small permease, with the translated sequence MLSMLRTVTRCVGTFFAAGSALSMALVFLIIFINSIRRYTMGESLPWGEELPVYLAVYGIMFGMAWAYLLDRHVSFDLVAGLLPQGMHRPISLFVDLSMVAVGTLLSYSGYLFMLKRGKVDASSIISSARALRDATGIEQLAVLGQMYPYYFAMVLGGAMLALAALLRFLNRLAKADHQVGEGAF
- a CDS encoding DctP family TRAP transporter solute-binding subunit, with the translated sequence MKKAMLKTLVATAVAAASVSTFAAPTIKLGHVDGADWQTSKKGAAGVIFKNIVEGETDIKVELFPAKALGDEGSLVQQAQEGTTQMAIISGAMAKICKEADVLNIPYTFSNATIAWDVLDGQFGQDLAAHCLEETGLRTLAYGETGFRNFTNNVREIKSPADMKGLKFRVQPIPLYVEMVNGLGGEPTPIAWSELPNALTTGVVDGQENPVGTIYNNNLHKLQKYMVLDGHVYAADFIVINDEFFQSLSSAEQDIIAKAARTAGLMGRAIQQFNTAEGVTKVVAEGMKVHSPTADEMAQFKKLAQPAVKDWLAKELGSKEWIEKLDSAVAAASK